From Bombina bombina isolate aBomBom1 chromosome 1, aBomBom1.pri, whole genome shotgun sequence:
GCCTACTACGCAGCAACAATTACACACCCCACATCGAACTTCCATTATTCCCTAAACCCCTAACTCAGTAGACTCTGGTACCAATTGAGGACCTGCTATACCACTTGTGGGACATTCCACATTATCAATAGGAGTATACACTAATACTGTATTGTAAACAGAAATATACAGAACGATATTGGACTTAAGCTTCAAGTAAGATCCTATAACATAGGATCCATCTGACAAAACATAAGCATGTTagttttcccaaaactctaactcCGGACATTACAGTGACATTCTATAGATAAATACTAGTTATTGATATTCACCTTCACAACTTCACAAAAAGGGTTGTGATATGTTTCCTGTCTTGGTACCACAGTGGTAAAACACAGTGCCTGAGAGACAAGCAGGACAGCGCAGGTTGAAAATCTACTACTTACAACTATAATCAATACGTGGACTCATGATTGAAGTGCAGACTGTTTAACAGCTGGTATGTCTGTGTCTTCATAGATCTTACGCTGTTGTTCCCATGGTGTTAAACTAATAGAGATACATGGTTGTTCAAGCGAGCTACCTAGTCTTCTACCTGAGGATATTCTGTGTGGGATTCTATATAACCTTTTGCTATTCAAGAGTCATTGCTGTATACAGGGCTTTTCTCTCCAGATAAATCACTGCTTATCTAAAGCTCAAGCCGAAATAACAGATAGTATGCTGGATAATGGTTCTGATGAATAGATGCAGTCTACAACAAATCCTCTTGTCCAACAAATTAAACAAGTATTTCAGAGAGAATTAAAATCTGCTATCAAAGATCTGAGAAGTGATATTAGGGAAATTGGCCAACGAACATCTGCTCTGGAAGACAAGGTAGATGAGATAATTGAGGAAATCCCTATCATACAACATACACTACAAGATCACAATAATAAGATACAAAAGTTGGAGGCCCAGcttgaggacctggaaaacaggtccagAAGATCTAATCTCAGGCTCAGAAACCTTCCAGTATCCTACGACAAGCTAAATTAAGGATTCGCTCCACAGCGTgtgaccggcatcagagagggagaggagcgtgcggcaatgacttcagggccgcacgcatccagacccgacacagccctaggcaacaagcAAGGAAGGAGACGTtgtgcccctagcaacagctagagcggcgcggcatgaCACAAATGGCCAACATTGCCTCTACTCTATTAGATAATAGGAATGACTATTTAAATATCTGGGAGGAATGGATAACATGGGAAGACACAAATAGAATGCAAAATAGGCGCAGTATAAGTAATTAGGTCTAATATAGGacatataaaaaatgtagacagaTACCACGAGTGATCATTCTTCTATCCACTTCTTTTTATACTTTTAATTCTAACTACTTTTTCTTCTTATTCtttcataaataaatttgtaaaaaTTCGGGAAGTTTTCTACTCTCACGGAGAGACAACTTAAGAAGAGTAACTTTCAGGAGTTTATTCTGAGAACAGTGTTGTTATATGTCTTACTACACATCAAATGTTACTCTATAAGAAGCTTAATTGTCATTTGGAAATGAATGTCTTTCCTTGTTATGTATTTTGTTTATGCGGAAAActccaataataaaaatatttcaaataaaaatacttccaaacatatctactctttcctacCTTGACAACACATGACAACATATTGAATGCATGACAATTAGAGAGGTTTTGCATTATTGAAAAGCCTTTCCACCCTAAGTGCCTGCCACATCAACCGTTTAAAATGCTCTGCTTGGCAGATTTCCCAAGCAGAATACCAACATTAAACAGTGACAAGTGACATGTGCACATACAAACGTATTGCTGGGGTGGTAATGTATTAGTACATcatatatattttgcaatattaaACGAGTAATTGACATTTTTACATTGACCATTTGACATCTAATGGGTCATGTGACCATAATTTAAAAGAAAAGACTTTATTTCATGTAATGTTAAGTGTGTGAAGGTACAGTGTCAGATTTGTTGACAtaatgttttgttgttttaaactTTGTATCTAGTGAATAAAAACGCCATTTTTATTTACCTTATACAGATTAGAAAGATAGTTTAACCCCTGATCTCTTTAACATATGGAATCTAATGGGAGACTTGATTATTAATACTGTAAACATTATGTATAATTGGGTTAAGAAGCTGCATTACTAAGTGATATCAGGTAAACAACAAGATTCTCATAGTTAACAAAGGGCCTCATGTGTTGTTGTTTTGTCTGGACAGTATAAATTACTGTTTTGGAGCTATCCAACATCTATTAATGTGTATATGATGTTTTACTGCTCAGAAAGCTGTCAATTGTACATATACCACatgaggggggggggttatatgaCCCTTTGCATTGTACTTAGtatgggacagtaaacacttcAAGATCattctataaaatgttttattatgtgtggtaaacaaaaaataaaacaactttccaatgtacttttattatttattacgctccactttcctgtaatttcattatgAAATTGATAGAAAGATCAACAATGAAATTTGCATGGACACaatttaatttgaaatagaagcatttttgcaaaatatttccattagcaaaaatgcttctagcagtgttccctctaaggccaaatTTTGTGAGCGGCACAAAAGTGGAACAGTTTATtagggaaccacaccctgcagttagcaaacactacacaatgcagaacacaaggtattgttcccatattaactgtttcactgcttggTCACTCACAAAATGTGtccttagagcagtgtttttcaaccagtgtgccgtggcacactactgTGCcatgagatcctcaggtgtgccacggcagactgacaacattgTGACatctttttttaaactttgcttgttttttactcccagtgcaggggtagtttgtaggaggcatggcataacagcacaatacatacagtatgtgtgtgtttgtgtgtatgtgtatatatatatgctgtattaggctacaatgtgtgattttgttaaAATTTTGGGattgtggtgtgccacaggattttttaatgtaaaaaagtgtgccacgacaaAAAAATGTGGCAAGCGTACATGGTTgtagtttgataacttccaaaagtagtcagattgtgccgaacttgcgttcggaacatctgtagtgacataaccattgatatgtgtcggactgagtccggcggatcgtatgttacgtcactagattctacttttgcaggtctgtagggcttgataactatggcgaatcagcctcgccacaaatacgctgcggaattccagcgtatttgcggttgacggcttgttaactagaggccatagtatacaCATGTGCCCAAACCCCTACCACCCTGTGGACACCTATACCTGGGGTCATGCACCATTTAATATTGAATCCTAACCCTGTGCAGTAACAAGCACTTCATGTTTAATTCTGTTCTCATAAGTTTTAATATTAATATTCAGTACTATGCAGAGATAATTGAATCTccccaaaaaagtatatatatatatatatatatacatacattctatCAAGTAGGTGGTGCTCAGAGCTACGCTGCAGACAGATAAAGgacctttcagcatgaagtatttatacttcatgactgaaagtcccctttatttgttgcactggtatatcctagcgttttaaaaacactaggatttactatcactttaagcttttttcaaaaacactccggtttattggtaaacaatattgccaataaaccggagtgtttttgaaaaaacctgtgtgcctgcttcatttggatcctggctgcaacacggagcccgtccgtgggattcatacctgctttactgtttgtttcttcttagtgagagcaccaggtagctgacttaTTCGTGaatgccgttcacctctgcaactttatatatatatatatatatatatatatatatatatatatatatatatatatatatatatatatatatatatatatatatcaaaataacaaaaaggaagacattcttccaaaagcttgtcatcttatatatgttcagttagtccaataaaaaagtatcattgctcaatgcaatactcttgttattttgatatgtaAATCTCTAACACGGCTACctcaatcaacatatatatatatatatatatatatatatatatatatacatacatagtctcAGTTGCTTTGGATTGATGTTTACACCCTTTAAAGCAAATGGGACCCTTAATTAAATGAATGCTTCTGATTCACTTCATCTTTATTTCCTTTTCAGCTGCATGAACCACAACTAACTCGTCATTTATGGGTTCCATAATCAAGTCAATATTTGGGGGCCCAGTTAAGAGCATGTCATGCTGCACCTCTGGAGGTTTTGCCCAAGAGCAGAAACCGATCAAAGAGGAGAAGCCAGGATGGAACATTTTGAGAAGATGGAGCTCTGAAGAACAACACCGTAaagacatccaggaagaaatgtaAGTTCTGCACAACAAAGACAAAATATTGGTCTTCATGTAAAAATGAATCTATCATCTTTAATGGATAAAGAGCGTGTATGAtgacatcagaacaaggctcccattggagcctatggaagtgcgctctcatgagtgcaaagcttccatgcttGCGCTAGTATTACGAGTAGATCACAAATATCTTGCTCAAACTGGATCAAACCTAATATTTATTGCCAACTTTCGCAGGACTTCactggtggaatgatcgtaaaaaaaggTCCCTGctagtggcgagatggctcctattaaaagtaatggagctcgctggatagagACACTTtgctccttagagcgaagttagcagggggcacactttaaagattaaatcctgcagccaatataaatcacattatgctgctttctgcgtatagcgtCTCACATTTTCCTATAtattcgtatgcatgtgtttttctattagagtaTTAAGTATtcatattgttttgagaaaagctcgcaaCCTTTTAGTTTGTAAGACAAaactgagatctgcagtgcgaagatctttacagaattacgctaggatttgagagacattttcatatacgcccatattcagcccatttcacgaaaaaaaaacagttgcatcttgtatttataagtacaaatttctgtatggtttttgcacatccagtgtacttaacttaagatttacgctgtgcatatttaatacgatttattcctgtgtaaattacatacaaattttacatttttattcaaatacgatttttggtgaagaattttgttacgatttttgatgcaccttaacaatacaatttttccctgcttatttttgtgtgaatggttcaaatatttgttttgtatgatgtttaaaatccaaattttactgtgcacttttcatatgaaaatgcagcatacgtcccttagcgagacaccctgttttcaggataaaaagtggctttagataatgccaccagggaaatagaaggactggtgagcattctttaataatctcgcccaACCAGAGAGCTTTTAATCATCACAATATTTGACATTCACTTCGGTAACAATATTTTGCTTCCATGAAGATTTTTTAAAACTATTGCAATCATTTGAAAATCCTGACATACTGTTTTTCTTCTGTGGTTAACTACAATTTACTGAGATATTATTTTCATGTTAATTCTGACTGTTTAGAGATTAGCCCTGTAGTTTTATATACTTTGTAAATGTGCAGTCTTTACAGTTATGTATTATCTATAGGAAGAGAAGAGACTCACTTTTTGCTcaaaggaaggctgagagagcaGTAATGAGGGAACATTTCCGTGAAAAATACCACTTGACTCAGGTGAGCACCCTGAGTATGCAGCCTTggtgttttgctatagaataatacattagccaagtctaaacatttcttaaacaaattaacattgtgtCTACTGCAGTTGgttttcattagccaaacaagactcaccacttgccttatttggaggagccaatgtgggtttgagtctgcagacaaaAAGGCTAGCagctgtcattatgttagtataaacttCATTTTTTGCTGTTCCTTTGTGCTGAAgaaaattagggaaatatatgtagcagggttaacatTGGAAAGTCTGTAGTGTGCTTTTTCATTTCTGAGAATTAGAGAATCcacaaatttcagagctaaattacattaaactggggcaaaataaatcattaaagggacagtgtagtgtaACATtgatttcccttaatgtgttttcaatgatgccagagtatagaatgtatgggAAATTAcactgttatgtttattttttataaattaaatagcAGTTTCTGATTATTTAAAGCACAATCCAAACAAACAGGCTGAGTTTGCAGGGAAAGTAgatctcattagcttttatctgtatatatttgcacAAAATCCTCTTTTTATCTTATGTCactgtatacacagtgagaccagtacTTAGAAAGCACAAAGAAAATCAACATTTAAGTACCTCTGTGTCCCTTTCCCTACTGGGAGCATGGTTTCTATAGCAACTTCTATTTTTACATAGCTTTTTTCTTAAAGTATTGAAATGtttagtataggtggcagtttcatcaggcaaaaactgctattttaaatgacaaaataaaagtaattggacaaaaatacactccaccaggtaaaatggatcatttgcaACAATGTAAAACAACAATGGCAACAATgtttaagtatattgcaaagttgttttactatgactAACTAAactgtttatattaaagggacattaaacccaatttttttctttcatgattcatatatgcctcatgtgattggctcacccatgtgcattgctatttctttaacaaaagatatctaaagaatgaagcaaattaaataatagaagtaaattggaatgttgtttaaaattgtattttctatctgaatcatgaaagaaatttttgggtgtaatctccctttaaagagacagtcagctccagaattgttattgtttaaaaagatagataatccctttattacccattccccaattttaatataaccaacacggttatattaatatactttttacctctgtgattaccttgtatctaagcctcttcagactgcccccttatttcagttcttttgacagacttgcattttagccaatcagtgctcataaataactacacgaaacacatgaactacagtatctgtctatctgtgaaaaactgtcaaaatgcactgagataagaagcggccttacaagggcttagaaattagcatatgagcctacctaggtttagccttcaactaagaataaccaaATAAccaacgcaaatttgatgataaaagtgaattggaaaattgtttaaaattgcatgccctatctgaatcatgaaagtttaaactagactgtcactttaaaatctcaaggtgtttactgtccctatgaTAGGTGTGCATGAGCGAAAACATTTTTGGTTACATTTTTCAGAACAAAAATTCTGTGAAATCAGTTCCCCCAATATTTGTTGCCTGTGCTACTTGATattcattaaatattaaaataaattcacctgtagctttatacttacctttagcgagcTGAAGAGCCGCGCTaaccagggcctgcactaaaggaccttctccggGGCACGTGAAGTAGAGGAGTGagttagcacggctctccagcgcgctatagataagtatttaaccatttaaaggaaactaatgaatagtGATGAATTTCGtaagtatttattcattttctttacattttcagatgcattcatttggatattcgtttcttggaaacaaaataaatatcctTATATTGGTAGTGCACATCTCTAGTCCCTATAAAGATATTAATATATGCATAGTGTATGCTAGCAATAAGGCCTAGTTTTCATTGGTGCTGTAAACTGTAaattggtggtaacataaaacatcttcATAGACTTTAGTTGTTAtcaccagtttacaacagcaatggaaactagccctaaatgttttaaaagtatttaaacccTTCATTGTTTTGCACTCTAACAACatataacagaaaaaataaatctatcttgttgtttattttttttaattctgctgtggccaattatagaCTGATATAAATAAGcttctgcactgatcaagcaaccaTTGTGTAGCTCGTAGCAGGGTCAGGATTCAAAATTCGACAAGATGCACAATTTTCAGAGtaaaattacaggggaaaaaaaataaaatactttcaaaactttattttaatatggataattaaagattttataggAAATGTATTATATACGTAACTCACACACATGGACTATTACCCTCTCATCAACCATAACCAATGACAACAACATCTACATAATGTCACAcccattatatcatctatataacccAATCAGCCAGAACAGTATTTCAAACTATTCATAATGATTATTATCATCTTGCCCTTTCAGTTATATGAACTTATCTATATAATTGCTTGGCACTTAGGTAACACTGGTTCCCACCAAGTTTTCAGTATGAAAACCATTCATGTTGATCAGAAAACATGTTTTACTCATGTGAAAATCTATCAAGTAGCTTGCATTAATCCCTTAGGCCAAATGGATGTAGATGTACATCATATGGTACATAAACCATAGTACCACATAATGTAGATTTATGTCCATAATGCTAGAAGCCCAAGCAGGCTTGCTATACCTTTGCTTCTATTATCTGCtctcatatggtaacggagcaagttaccatatgaaggcagattgccagatcattacagatagtgacgcagtctgtgtcactgtctgtaatgatctccgTTGGTGCCGGATTGAAGGTGTGAGGTAGCCCAGTGGTGGTCTCTGGAGAGGGAAAAGAGGGGGAAAGGGTGGGAGGGaacctacgctacagaaaaatattttgaaGGGAGAGTGAGGGATGGGGTGCTGTACTCAGAAAAAGGATGGAATGGGGGTGAGGGTGCCGTACATAATGATTATGGGGATGGTGGTGTAAatatgaccctttaaggaacttgcagataaacctttatctaattcATCTTGCCAACATGgaagaattcttggaattctaaaataaCTCCTGCTTAAACTCTGTTCTTcataccaaaaaagaaaaaaaaactttctaaacctTTTCATAGATTTTTCTTGCAACAGGCTTTTAGGGCTGAATTAAGATTTTTGCTACAGCATCAGAGCAgcctgttcatttaaaaattaaacttcaagTTGAGAGACTCTAGATCTTGATGatagaagggaccttgagacagtaggttgtGTCGTAATGGAAGAGACCATGGAGGAAAGCGGGATATCTGAATCAGATCTGCAAACTAAGTTCTGCAGGGCCAAGCTGGagtaatcagaattactgatgaatGCTCTTGCTTGATCCAAGCTATGACTTTTGAAAGCAGAACAGTTGGCGGAAAGATGTAGACAAGACAAAaataccaaggaactgctagagcatctagaaATTCCAACTGAGGACCCCAGACTTCACCCCAACCCCATTGGTGTCTGTAATGATTATTTTCCAAGTTGAATAAACAAAGGATGTCCCCATAGAAATATTAATTATCCAACTATGTCTGTAAAGAAAAAACAGTATTCTGTTGGTATGCGATAcagctaaaggtaaagatggagcctgaaccaatatatctTCCAGGTGTGGAGCCACCACAATATCTTGAACTCTTATTACAGACAAGATAGTTCCTAGAACTtttcgtaaaaattctcggagctTTAGCTAGCCGCAAACTAAaagtgtttgtcctgaaaggcaaaacTTAGTAACTGGAGATGATCTGGTGAATAGTAATATGAAAGTAGACATCCTTTAAATCTATCATGAACATAAAAATAACACTTATGAACAAGGGATAGAATTGTctaaattgtttccattttgaaattaggaactctttcttgggaacaatttaaaggtctTGTTACAAAAATAGAACTATTACACCCATGAGTTCCAAATCGAGAACTGAGAACTTCACAAGGTCTATTGGAACATGAGGCAGAAGAAACCTTCACCGAGGGGGTCTAgatttgaagcctattctgtaaccctgggaaaacaaaattcatgcttaccagataaattcctttctttccgggcagggagagtccacaacttcattccttactgttgggaaatacaacatatggtcaccaggaggaggcaaagacatcccagccaaaggcttaaatatccctcccacttcccctattcccccagtcattcggcctagggaacaaggaaaagtagaaacatcagggtataaaggtgccagaagaaaaaccaaAAGGGAGCTGCCCAAACAAAGAATAACTTACGGACGGggtagtggactctccctgccaggagagaaaggaatttatctggtaagcataaattttgttttctttccataaggcagggaaagtccatgacttcattccttactgttggtaaaacaatacccaagcccaggaagaagctactgctctagtggaatgagccgtaatcctctcaggaggctgttgtcccgctgtctcataagctaagaggATGACATTTCTCAACCAGAAAGACtgggaagacgtagtggccttctgacccctacgtttacccgcatagatgacaaacaaagatgaagattgtctgaactcttaagtagcctgaaggtagaacttcaaggcacaaaccacatctagattgtgaagcaaacactCCTTCAATGAAGAagtattgggacacaaggaaggaataacaatctcttgattaattttGCGATTTGACACCATCTTAGGAAGGAaatctaacttagtacgtaaaaccgccttatcgatatgaaaaaaaaggtaagggggtcacattgcaaggcagaaatctcaaagactctgcgagcagaggcagtagccaatataaacaaaaccttccatgtcaacattatgcatgggctcaaacggagcctgctgcaacatacgaagaacaagattgagactcctaGTCagggcctgatcctagtcagggccttaacataggactgcactctggaagctcagctaatctcttgtgcagcaacacagacagtgctgatatctgtcccttcagggaactaccagatagacccttctccagtccatcctggagaaaagataagattctggCAACTTTAAacttatgccaagaaaaactacgctcctcacaccagtgcaggtaagtttgccacaccttatggtaaacgTGTTGcgtaactggtttatgagcttgaatcaaagtgtcgatgacactctcagagaaacctctcctggctgagactaagcattcaatctccaagcagacagcctCAGAGACCTAGATTTTGATAagaaaaggatcctgtatcagcaggtccctgcaacaaggtaacctccacggaggagatgaggacatccccaccagatttgCGAACCAAGTCCTTCGCGGCCTTGATGGagtaattagaatcactgatgcttgctcttgtttgatgcgggccaccacacgagggagaagaggtaatggaggaaagagatatatcAGTATGAACCTCCATGGTGTATACATACAAAGAAAAATCAGCACTTGGTGAAAATATTAATTAGAATAATAGTTAGCACAATAATGCAGGACAAGTTTGTCTTACAGTTCAACGGTTCCTAGTTTGTGTATCGATAGGTACAGAAAGTCACTGAAACAGAATGTTTTCAGAGCGCTCCTTTAAGCTCCTTGCGAATCCCGATGCAGCTGATCTCATTACCAGTGTGTTCCTCTTCACACAGGTCAGTAGGGTAGATGCAGACTAAAACAATGTAGAAGACAGCACAAAACAGACcggattcaaggtagtattttatTCAGGCAACAAGCATCTGCTCTTGAAAAAGCACGGgcgta
This genomic window contains:
- the LOC128649850 gene encoding complexin-3-like — encoded protein: MGSIIKSIFGGPVKSMSCCTSGGFAQEQKPIKEEKPGWNILRRWSSEEQHRKDIQEEMKRRDSLFAQRKAERAVMREHFREKYHLTQNSRDEQQVKGAGGNRKMSKDLRIMVKQDEPSSDDFSILGMLGYHSLDLDYLKKSAHSTMDSIQPAARCLLM